Proteins from one Deinococcus sp. AB2017081 genomic window:
- the secD gene encoding protein translocase subunit SecD, which yields MTYGNKNTNRNRGGNDRRPPPPRRAPTGRSSTSRWTPLFLLLTLLASLAYIWRPWEHRDNLWTVWDPGRYEFVTLGLDLKGGLRIELAPESGTATRDELDRVKTVIENRINALGVAEPTVTVSGGRRVVVEIPGATPAVQQRAREIIQRTARLEFRIVQQGAQPDQAVLARSPRSSGYTLAQLGPVQATGEVIASAQAATDPQSSRWVVTFQNTDKGAATFGDFTGKNVGKLMAVVLDDQIQSVATIQQRLFRDVQITGNFSAEEANQLALVLKSGALPIKIKTEAERAVGPTLGADAIRSGAIAAVVGIGLVFLMLFFYYGLWFGLVGALGLLFSSVVILGMLAGFGATLTLPGIAGLVLTIGAAVDGNVISFERIKEEMQKGKGIRNSINAGYQHSTAAILDVNASHLLSALALYNYSTGPVKGFAVTLIIGVVASTFSNLVFAKWFLEWLAARRPNMTAPMWIKHTNFDFIKAAPIVTTASVLLALAGLGVLATRGLNYGVDFTSGTTLTVRADGTSTTEQVRAAVAGAGIEKVTAQSAAIQRDITPAQSGAQYTVKVPQLTAAETTTLSTAIAKVPGGQVQATETVGPAVGRELTDKTIKAVLLGMALILIYVGFRFDFIMGLGSILAVVHDVGIVMGLYALLGLEFSIATVAAVLTLIGYSLNDSIIVSDRIRENIKEMRGKSYRQIVNTSINQTLSRTIMTSVSTMLPLISLLIFGGPVLRDFSIILLVGIIIGTYSSIYIVAPLVVYFEEWNRRRKSGGQPAKA from the coding sequence GTGACCTACGGCAACAAGAACACCAACCGCAACCGGGGCGGCAACGACCGCCGGCCCCCACCACCGCGCCGCGCCCCGACCGGCCGATCCTCCACCTCCCGCTGGACGCCCCTCTTCCTGCTGCTCACCCTGCTCGCCAGCCTGGCGTACATCTGGCGGCCGTGGGAGCACCGCGACAACCTCTGGACGGTGTGGGATCCAGGCAGGTACGAGTTCGTGACGCTGGGCCTCGACCTCAAGGGTGGCCTGCGGATCGAACTGGCCCCGGAATCCGGCACCGCCACCCGCGACGAACTCGACCGCGTCAAGACCGTGATCGAGAACCGCATCAACGCGCTGGGCGTGGCCGAACCGACCGTGACCGTGTCCGGTGGCCGGCGCGTGGTCGTGGAGATCCCCGGCGCGACCCCGGCGGTGCAGCAGCGGGCCCGCGAGATCATCCAGCGCACGGCCCGGCTGGAATTCCGGATCGTTCAGCAGGGCGCACAGCCCGATCAGGCCGTGCTGGCAAGGAGTCCGCGCAGCAGCGGCTACACCCTGGCGCAGCTCGGGCCGGTGCAGGCGACGGGCGAGGTGATTGCCAGCGCCCAGGCCGCGACCGATCCACAATCGTCGCGCTGGGTGGTGACCTTCCAGAACACCGACAAGGGCGCAGCGACCTTCGGTGACTTCACCGGCAAGAATGTCGGCAAACTCATGGCCGTCGTGCTCGATGACCAGATCCAGAGCGTGGCGACCATCCAGCAGCGCCTGTTCCGCGACGTGCAGATCACCGGGAACTTCAGCGCCGAGGAGGCCAACCAGCTCGCACTGGTGCTCAAATCCGGGGCGCTGCCGATCAAGATCAAGACCGAAGCCGAGCGGGCGGTCGGCCCGACGCTGGGGGCCGACGCCATCCGCAGCGGCGCAATCGCGGCCGTCGTCGGCATCGGTCTGGTGTTCCTGATGCTGTTCTTCTACTACGGCCTGTGGTTCGGGCTGGTCGGGGCGCTGGGCCTGCTGTTCTCGTCGGTGGTGATCCTGGGCATGCTGGCCGGCTTCGGCGCGACCCTGACGCTGCCCGGCATCGCCGGACTCGTGCTGACCATCGGGGCCGCCGTGGACGGCAACGTCATCTCCTTCGAGCGCATCAAGGAGGAGATGCAGAAGGGCAAGGGCATCCGCAACTCGATCAACGCCGGGTACCAGCACTCCACGGCCGCCATCCTGGACGTGAACGCCTCGCACCTGCTGTCGGCCCTGGCGCTCTACAACTACTCCACCGGTCCGGTCAAGGGCTTCGCGGTCACGCTGATCATCGGGGTGGTCGCCAGCACGTTCTCGAACCTGGTGTTCGCCAAGTGGTTCCTGGAGTGGCTGGCGGCCCGCAGGCCGAACATGACGGCACCCATGTGGATCAAACACACGAACTTCGACTTCATCAAGGCGGCGCCGATCGTGACCACGGCCAGCGTGCTGCTGGCACTGGCAGGACTGGGCGTGCTCGCCACTCGGGGTCTGAACTACGGCGTGGACTTCACCTCTGGCACGACCCTGACCGTGCGGGCCGACGGCACGAGCACGACCGAACAGGTGCGTGCGGCGGTGGCCGGGGCCGGCATCGAGAAGGTCACGGCCCAGAGCGCCGCGATCCAGCGCGACATCACACCCGCACAGAGCGGAGCCCAGTACACCGTGAAGGTGCCGCAGCTGACGGCCGCCGAGACGACCACCCTGAGCACCGCCATCGCGAAGGTGCCGGGCGGTCAGGTGCAGGCCACCGAGACGGTGGGTCCGGCCGTGGGCCGGGAACTGACCGACAAGACCATCAAGGCTGTGCTGTTGGGCATGGCCCTGATCCTGATCTACGTGGGCTTCCGCTTCGATTTCATCATGGGTCTGGGATCGATCCTGGCCGTGGTGCACGACGTGGGCATCGTGATGGGCCTGTACGCGCTGCTGGGGCTGGAGTTCTCGATCGCCACCGTGGCGGCCGTCCTGACCCTGATCGGCTACTCGCTGAACGACTCGATCATCGTGTCCGACCGGATCCGGGAGAACATCAAGGAGATGCGCGGGAAGTCGTACCGCCAGATCGTGAACACCAGCATCAACCAGACGCTGTCGCGCACGATCATGACCTCGGTGAGCACCATGCTCCCGCTGATCAGCCTGCTGATCTTCGGCGGACCGGTGCTGCGCGACTTCAGCATCATCCTGCTGGTCGGCATCATCATCGGGACGTACTCCAGCATCTATATCGTCGCGCCGCTCGTCGTGTACTTCGAGGAGTGGAACCGCCGGCGCAAGTCCGGGGGCCAGCCCGCCAAGGCCTGA
- the argC gene encoding N-acetyl-gamma-glutamyl-phosphate reductase, with the protein MTGSEQLSVAIVGGSGYAGGEFLRLALNHPHLNVTQVTSERNAGTPVGLVHPNLRGRTNLKFRKAADLDAADVVVLALPHNSAAKRIAEFEAKGRIIIDLSADFRLKDPAVYRATYGEDHPAPDKLGEWVYGNPELHREELVGATRIACAGCFATSVILALYPLLKLGVLLPKDVIATGLVGSSAAGASASDGSHHPERAGSLRVYKPVGHRHTAEARQELPGNFPIHLTAISTPRVRGILTTVQAWVPDGWSDKDVWSAYREVYGQEPFIRIVKVAKGIHRYPDPMLLDGTNYCDLGFEMDQDTGRVVLMSAIDNLVKGTAGHAIQSLNISQGWAETTGLEFAGLHPA; encoded by the coding sequence ATGACGGGATCCGAACAACTCAGCGTCGCCATCGTCGGCGGCAGCGGCTACGCGGGCGGGGAATTCCTGCGCCTCGCCCTGAACCACCCCCACCTGAACGTCACGCAGGTGACCAGCGAGCGCAACGCGGGCACGCCGGTGGGTCTGGTGCATCCCAACCTGCGGGGGCGGACGAACCTGAAGTTCCGCAAAGCCGCCGATCTGGACGCCGCCGACGTGGTCGTGCTGGCCCTGCCGCATAACAGCGCCGCCAAGCGGATTGCCGAGTTCGAGGCGAAGGGCCGGATCATCATCGACCTGTCGGCCGACTTCCGGCTGAAAGACCCGGCCGTGTACCGCGCCACCTACGGCGAGGATCACCCCGCCCCGGACAAGCTGGGCGAATGGGTCTACGGCAACCCGGAACTGCACCGTGAGGAACTGGTCGGCGCGACCCGGATCGCATGCGCGGGCTGCTTCGCCACCAGCGTGATCCTGGCGCTGTACCCGCTGCTGAAACTGGGCGTGCTGCTCCCGAAAGACGTCATCGCCACCGGCCTCGTCGGGTCGTCGGCCGCCGGGGCGAGCGCCAGCGACGGCTCGCACCACCCCGAGCGGGCCGGGAGCCTGCGCGTGTACAAGCCCGTCGGGCACCGGCACACCGCCGAGGCGAGACAGGAACTGCCGGGCAATTTCCCCATCCACCTGACCGCGATCAGCACGCCGCGCGTCCGGGGCATCCTGACCACCGTGCAGGCGTGGGTGCCGGACGGCTGGAGCGACAAGGACGTCTGGAGCGCGTACCGCGAGGTGTACGGCCAGGAGCCCTTCATCCGCATCGTCAAGGTCGCCAAGGGCATCCACCGCTACCCCGATCCCATGCTCCTCGACGGCACGAACTACTGCGACCTGGGCTTTGAGATGGATCAGGACACGGGACGAGTCGTGCTGATGTCGGCCATCGACAACCTCGTGAAGGGCACTGCCGGCCACGCCATCCAGAGTCTGAACATCAGCCAGGGCTGGGCGGAGACGACCGGGCTGGAGTTCGCGGGTCTGCACCCGGCGTGA
- the lysS gene encoding homocitrate synthase → MTPELPEAPVNYVPLIPATSWAIIDSTLREGEQFARGNFKSDDKVEIARALDAFGAEFIEVTTPMVSAQTHADILKLTSLGLKSKFLTHVRCHMDDVQRAVDTGVHGLDLLFGTSSFLREFSHGKDIAGIIASAQKVIGWIKDNHPELQIRFSAEDTFRSEEADLMAVYRAVSDLGVHRVGLADTVGVATPRQVYTLVREVRKVIHAECGIEFHGHNDTGCAVSNAYEAVEAGATHIDTTILGIGERNGITPLGGFLARMFTFDPQGLVEKYNLELLPELDAMIARMVGLPIPWNNYLTGEFAYNHKAGMHLKAIYLNPGAYEAIPPGAFGVGRRIQAASKVTGKHAIAYKARELGLHYGEDALRRVTDHIKALAEHDDLDDEHLEELLREWVSA, encoded by the coding sequence ATGACCCCAGAACTCCCCGAAGCTCCCGTCAACTACGTCCCGCTGATCCCCGCGACCTCGTGGGCGATCATCGACTCCACCCTGCGGGAGGGCGAGCAGTTCGCCCGGGGCAACTTCAAATCGGATGACAAGGTCGAGATCGCCCGCGCACTCGATGCCTTCGGGGCCGAGTTCATCGAGGTGACCACCCCGATGGTCAGCGCCCAGACCCACGCCGACATCCTGAAACTGACGTCGCTGGGCCTGAAGTCGAAGTTCCTGACCCACGTGCGCTGCCACATGGACGACGTGCAGCGGGCGGTCGATACCGGCGTCCACGGCCTGGATCTGCTGTTCGGCACCAGCTCCTTCCTGCGCGAGTTCTCGCACGGCAAAGACATCGCTGGAATCATTGCGTCGGCCCAGAAGGTGATCGGCTGGATCAAGGACAACCATCCGGAACTCCAGATCCGCTTCAGCGCCGAGGACACCTTCCGCAGCGAGGAAGCGGATCTGATGGCCGTGTACCGAGCCGTCAGCGACCTGGGCGTGCACCGCGTGGGGCTGGCCGATACCGTGGGTGTGGCCACGCCCCGGCAGGTGTACACGCTGGTGCGGGAAGTCCGCAAGGTGATCCACGCCGAGTGCGGCATCGAATTCCACGGCCACAACGACACCGGCTGTGCGGTCAGCAACGCCTACGAGGCCGTCGAGGCCGGGGCCACCCACATCGACACGACCATCCTGGGCATCGGGGAGCGCAACGGCATCACGCCGCTGGGCGGCTTCCTGGCCCGCATGTTCACCTTCGACCCGCAGGGGCTGGTCGAGAAGTACAACCTGGAACTGCTGCCCGAGCTGGACGCCATGATCGCCCGGATGGTCGGCCTGCCGATTCCCTGGAACAACTACCTGACCGGTGAATTCGCGTACAACCACAAGGCCGGGATGCACCTGAAAGCCATCTACCTGAATCCCGGCGCCTACGAGGCCATTCCGCCCGGGGCCTTCGGCGTGGGCCGGCGCATCCAGGCGGCCAGCAAGGTCACGGGCAAGCACGCGATCGCCTACAAGGCCCGCGAACTGGGCCTGCACTACGGCGAGGACGCCCTGCGCCGCGTCACCGACCACATCAAGGCCCTCGCCGAGCACGACGACCTCGACGACGAGCACCTTGAGGAACTGCTGCGCGAGTGGGTCAGCGCGTAA
- a CDS encoding PhzF family phenazine biosynthesis protein, producing MNPDSVLYRTFSPTGSDGGKRVTVFPETAGDLQARASVAGAPLSVFVEGGDATTLSLRVFTPAREKGSSDSAAVAALTWWAATQPVSDLMTVSMGGETQDAQLCGGEWLLRQGTVMVAEVESDLSALGLGARRAWTARTERPNFVVDVPDLAALDTFNVDEAAISAVNRATGTTGLIVFTAGGPNRADVSFRAFGPLKGFLEDAASSNMLACLVGVLGHLNRLPADTNLLRAAQRMPGTPAQLSAQFEQTGQGMDVWVGGRATPLLPATV from the coding sequence ATGAACCCTGACTCCGTCCTGTACCGCACCTTCTCCCCCACCGGCTCAGACGGTGGAAAGCGCGTGACGGTGTTCCCCGAGACGGCGGGAGACCTCCAGGCACGCGCGTCGGTGGCCGGCGCACCGCTGAGCGTCTTCGTGGAGGGGGGCGATGCGACCACCCTCTCGCTCAGGGTGTTCACCCCTGCCCGAGAGAAAGGCAGCTCCGACAGCGCAGCCGTGGCGGCCCTGACGTGGTGGGCCGCCACCCAGCCGGTCTCCGACCTGATGACGGTCAGCATGGGTGGCGAGACGCAGGACGCGCAGCTCTGCGGCGGCGAGTGGCTGCTGCGGCAGGGCACCGTGATGGTGGCGGAGGTCGAGAGCGACCTCTCGGCCCTGGGGCTGGGGGCCCGGCGGGCGTGGACGGCCCGGACGGAACGGCCGAACTTCGTCGTGGATGTGCCGGATCTGGCCGCGCTGGACACCTTCAACGTGGACGAGGCCGCGATCTCGGCCGTGAACCGCGCGACGGGGACGACCGGCCTGATCGTCTTCACAGCGGGCGGCCCGAACCGCGCCGACGTGAGTTTCCGGGCCTTCGGGCCGCTGAAGGGCTTTCTGGAGGACGCCGCGAGCAGCAACATGCTCGCGTGCCTGGTGGGGGTGCTGGGCCACCTCAACCGCCTGCCGGCCGACACCAACCTGCTCCGCGCCGCGCAGCGCATGCCCGGCACGCCCGCGCAGCTCAGCGCCCAGTTCGAACAGACCGGACAGGGTATGGACGTCTGGGTGGGTGGCCGCGCCACGCCGCTGCTGCCGGCCACGGTGTAG